One genomic segment of Euwallacea fornicatus isolate EFF26 chromosome 18, ASM4011564v1, whole genome shotgun sequence includes these proteins:
- the MFS16 gene encoding glucose-6-phosphate exchanger SLC37A2 isoform X2 gives MVVFPFPKLRFRRRRFKMSLMSSDLPWGIRFLKKFADRCFPQRLHFNREFCYRASVVFLTYIAYMSYHLSRKPISVVKAVLHRNCSTLRTPLPHDSPTWCDWKPFDGSDSSASQLLGELDSAFLFCYAAAMFFSGFVAERVNLRYFLALGMLFSGIFSYLFGIGKTYDIHNLWYYISVQALAGIAQTTGWPGVVTVMSNWFGKTKRGLIFGLWNSHTSIGNILGSLIAAEYVETDWALSFIVPGLIIGVVGFVLFLFLVVSPGDVGFTTLESRVEEGRVYKPLGNQVANRGLTTDSRRSSSEVDDSDIIIGEQEVLHRGPTERTRLIGESSGSSTSYQPIGFIGALKIPGVIEFSLALFFAKLVSYTFLYWLPLYVNKSTTMGATLSADLSTLFDVGGIVGAIVAGVVSDKSDMPATTCVSMLLLSAPMMFVYQKLSVLSIGLNMVLLIIVGLLVNGPYALITTAVSAELGTHTCLEGNSKALATVTAIIDGTGSIGAAVGPLLAGFVSSYGWHNVFYMLIVSDILAFLILLRLVKNEIWRFRVHRHGLRRTE, from the exons ATGGTGGTTTTCCCATTTCCAAAATTACGGTTTCGAAGGAGACGGTTTAAAATGAGCCTTATGTCTAGCGACTTGCCCTGGGGTATCCGATTTCTGAAGAAATTCGCTGATAGATGTTTTCCACAGAGGTTGCATTTCAACAGAGAATTTTG CTACCGAGCGAGTGTAGTATTTCTGACTTACATCGCCTATATGTCTTACCATTTGTCAAGAAAACCTATTTCAGTAGTAAAAGCAGTATTGCATAGAAATTGCAGTACTTTAAGGACACCGCTTCCACATGATTCCCCTACTTGGTGTGATTGGAAGCCTTTTG atggAAGTGATTCCAGTGCATCCCAATTACTAGGGGAACTAGATTCAGCATTTCTTTTCTGTTATGCTGCTGCTATGTTTTTCTCAGGATTTGTAGCAGAAAGAGTTAATCTCAGATACTTTCTAGCACTAGGAATGTTGTTCTCTggaattttcagttatttgttTGGCATAGGCAAAACATATGATATCCATAATTTGTGGTACTATATTAGTGTACAG GCACTTGCTGGTATTGCTCAAACTACTGGCTGGCCAGGGGTGGTTACAGTAATGAGCAATTGGTTTGGGAAAACCAAAAGGGGGCTGATTTTTGGGTTGTGGAACTCCCATACTAGCATTGGCAATATACTAG GATCATTGATTGCGGCTGAATATGTTGAAACAGATTGGGCCTTATCATTTATAGTTCCAGGACTGATAATTGGAGTTGTGGGTTTTgtactatttctctttttAGTTGTCAGTCCTGGTGATGTTGGGTTTACTACTTTAGAGAGCCGAGTGGAAGAAGGG AGAGTCTATAAGCCTTTAGGGAATCAAGTGGCTAACAGAGGGTTGACGACCGATTCACGCAGGTCCAGTTCAGAAGTGGATGATTCAGATATCATTATTGGAGAACAA GAGGTGCTCCATAGAGGCCCTACTGAACGTACTAGACTCATTGGTGAATCCTCAGGTAGCAGTACCAGTTACCAACCCATTGGCTTCATTGGTGCCCTCAAAATCCCTGGAGTTATCGAATTCTCCCTGGCCCTGTTTTTCGCCAAACTGGTTAGTTACACATTTCTGTACTGGTTGCCTTTATACGTCAACAAATCGA CTACAATGGGAGCTACGTTAAGCGCAGATTTGTCCACATTGTTCGATGTAGGCGGTATAGTGGGCGCAATAGTGGCTGGTGTAGTCAGCGACAAATCTGATATGCCAGCCACCACTTGTGTCAGCATGCTGCTTCTCTCTGCCCCAATG ATGTTCGTGtatcaaaaattaagtgtCTTGAGCATAGGCCTGAATATGGTGCTATTAATAATTGTGGGATTATTGGTAAACGGGCCCTATGCCCTCATAACCACCGCCGTGTCTGCGGAACTAGGTACTCACACGTGTTTGGAAGGAAACTCCAAAGCTTTGGCCACCGTTACAGCCATAATCGACGGAACTGGATCGATTG GGGCGGCTGTGGGTCCTCTTCTGGCAGGATTCGTGTCCAGTTACGGCTGGCATAATGTGTTTTACATGCTAATTGTCTCTGATATTCTCGCTTTTTTAATTCTGCTACGTTTAGTGAAAAATGAGATTTGGAGGTTTAGAGTGCATAGGCACGGATTGCGGAGGACAGagtga
- the MFS16 gene encoding glucose-6-phosphate exchanger SLC37A2 isoform X1 yields the protein MVVFPFPKLRFRRRRFKMSLMSSDLPWGIRFLKKFADRCFPQRLHFNREFCYRASVVFLTYIAYMSYHLSRKPISVVKAVLHRNCSTLRTPLPHDSPTWCDWKPFDGSDSSASQLLGELDSAFLFCYAAAMFFSGFVAERVNLRYFLALGMLFSGIFSYLFGIGKTYDIHNLWYYISVQALAGIAQTTGWPGVVTVMSNWFGKTKRGLIFGLWNSHTSIGNILGSLIAAEYVETDWALSFIVPGLIIGVVGFVLFLFLVVSPGDVGFTTLESRVEEGRVYKPLGNQVANRGLTTDSRRSSSEVDDSDIIIGEQERMINVTRRDEVLHRGPTERTRLIGESSGSSTSYQPIGFIGALKIPGVIEFSLALFFAKLVSYTFLYWLPLYVNKSTTMGATLSADLSTLFDVGGIVGAIVAGVVSDKSDMPATTCVSMLLLSAPMMFVYQKLSVLSIGLNMVLLIIVGLLVNGPYALITTAVSAELGTHTCLEGNSKALATVTAIIDGTGSIGAAVGPLLAGFVSSYGWHNVFYMLIVSDILAFLILLRLVKNEIWRFRVHRHGLRRTE from the exons ATGGTGGTTTTCCCATTTCCAAAATTACGGTTTCGAAGGAGACGGTTTAAAATGAGCCTTATGTCTAGCGACTTGCCCTGGGGTATCCGATTTCTGAAGAAATTCGCTGATAGATGTTTTCCACAGAGGTTGCATTTCAACAGAGAATTTTG CTACCGAGCGAGTGTAGTATTTCTGACTTACATCGCCTATATGTCTTACCATTTGTCAAGAAAACCTATTTCAGTAGTAAAAGCAGTATTGCATAGAAATTGCAGTACTTTAAGGACACCGCTTCCACATGATTCCCCTACTTGGTGTGATTGGAAGCCTTTTG atggAAGTGATTCCAGTGCATCCCAATTACTAGGGGAACTAGATTCAGCATTTCTTTTCTGTTATGCTGCTGCTATGTTTTTCTCAGGATTTGTAGCAGAAAGAGTTAATCTCAGATACTTTCTAGCACTAGGAATGTTGTTCTCTggaattttcagttatttgttTGGCATAGGCAAAACATATGATATCCATAATTTGTGGTACTATATTAGTGTACAG GCACTTGCTGGTATTGCTCAAACTACTGGCTGGCCAGGGGTGGTTACAGTAATGAGCAATTGGTTTGGGAAAACCAAAAGGGGGCTGATTTTTGGGTTGTGGAACTCCCATACTAGCATTGGCAATATACTAG GATCATTGATTGCGGCTGAATATGTTGAAACAGATTGGGCCTTATCATTTATAGTTCCAGGACTGATAATTGGAGTTGTGGGTTTTgtactatttctctttttAGTTGTCAGTCCTGGTGATGTTGGGTTTACTACTTTAGAGAGCCGAGTGGAAGAAGGG AGAGTCTATAAGCCTTTAGGGAATCAAGTGGCTAACAGAGGGTTGACGACCGATTCACGCAGGTCCAGTTCAGAAGTGGATGATTCAGATATCATTATTGGAGAACAA gaAAGAATGATAAACGTGACAAGAAGGGAT GAGGTGCTCCATAGAGGCCCTACTGAACGTACTAGACTCATTGGTGAATCCTCAGGTAGCAGTACCAGTTACCAACCCATTGGCTTCATTGGTGCCCTCAAAATCCCTGGAGTTATCGAATTCTCCCTGGCCCTGTTTTTCGCCAAACTGGTTAGTTACACATTTCTGTACTGGTTGCCTTTATACGTCAACAAATCGA CTACAATGGGAGCTACGTTAAGCGCAGATTTGTCCACATTGTTCGATGTAGGCGGTATAGTGGGCGCAATAGTGGCTGGTGTAGTCAGCGACAAATCTGATATGCCAGCCACCACTTGTGTCAGCATGCTGCTTCTCTCTGCCCCAATG ATGTTCGTGtatcaaaaattaagtgtCTTGAGCATAGGCCTGAATATGGTGCTATTAATAATTGTGGGATTATTGGTAAACGGGCCCTATGCCCTCATAACCACCGCCGTGTCTGCGGAACTAGGTACTCACACGTGTTTGGAAGGAAACTCCAAAGCTTTGGCCACCGTTACAGCCATAATCGACGGAACTGGATCGATTG GGGCGGCTGTGGGTCCTCTTCTGGCAGGATTCGTGTCCAGTTACGGCTGGCATAATGTGTTTTACATGCTAATTGTCTCTGATATTCTCGCTTTTTTAATTCTGCTACGTTTAGTGAAAAATGAGATTTGGAGGTTTAGAGTGCATAGGCACGGATTGCGGAGGACAGagtga